A single genomic interval of Mucilaginibacter boryungensis harbors:
- a CDS encoding glycosyl hydrolase family 28-related protein: MKNLFILFTLALLYNSAFAKIDTCKVFTGTISQIRALTSSNYTQAASTDYGTGNWYRDTIDVVSADNTATVLVDASGKRWKRIYSGPIYVNWYGAKGDGVTNDSLAIQSCFNDAKPFQTISFNSGTYNFTSVTISTTDFIITGNKAKLLGTINVGDNTARDYNSVITGLTFSTTGNAIQIKNCRKLEISGNVFNGCDKAIYVKPEGTAVHHNGLIEITKANFFNGVNYCFYVDRDPSATWQATNDCTFSGNVANDALITAVYCNGIDGLKYENNVIFFPSDAVRRVNKKHHLQIDNQSDWVIVNNNNFFESGEEPILVQNCKALNVTGNNFAWSGQKGVYSVVKATGTITDFIINVNGNAIDSFSGNVVEIDSTTYGAVNVAGNNINYANTFANYFGTQDLSLINHYIIKAGNSLTRLAEKNLFNNIINLKSTNKAAIVTKYDVMGSFGAESYVTRSVAFPDTNKVNVIGLYDAGLSSITYGGTINITVKNSSSSNANTSNYFLLVNKATSGSAQVAVVISSLGLLNGASANHPSFKFTIAGNRLYAQPINATRGTFYFFAKSDGNVIVTE; this comes from the coding sequence ATGAAAAACCTATTCATTCTATTTACTTTGGCACTTCTGTACAATTCAGCATTTGCCAAAATTGATACCTGCAAAGTATTCACTGGGACAATTAGTCAAATCAGAGCTTTAACGAGCTCAAATTATACTCAGGCAGCCTCTACCGATTACGGAACCGGAAATTGGTACCGAGATACTATTGACGTTGTTAGTGCCGATAATACCGCGACAGTTTTAGTAGACGCATCGGGAAAGAGGTGGAAACGGATCTATTCAGGGCCTATTTATGTGAACTGGTATGGTGCAAAAGGGGATGGCGTTACTAACGATAGTTTAGCTATCCAATCATGCTTTAATGATGCGAAACCGTTTCAAACGATAAGTTTTAATAGTGGGACTTATAATTTTACATCGGTAACTATTAGTACAACAGATTTTATTATCACTGGGAATAAAGCCAAATTGTTGGGCACAATAAACGTAGGCGATAACACGGCACGCGATTATAATTCGGTTATCACGGGTCTCACATTTTCTACAACAGGTAATGCAATTCAGATAAAGAACTGCCGTAAGTTAGAAATTAGCGGCAATGTTTTTAATGGCTGCGATAAAGCTATTTATGTAAAACCAGAAGGTACCGCAGTTCATCACAATGGCCTTATAGAAATTACTAAGGCAAATTTCTTTAATGGTGTTAATTATTGTTTTTACGTAGACAGGGATCCATCTGCAACCTGGCAGGCAACCAATGATTGCACTTTTTCGGGCAACGTCGCTAATGATGCTTTGATCACTGCCGTGTATTGTAACGGAATAGACGGATTAAAATATGAGAATAATGTAATTTTCTTTCCTTCAGATGCTGTTAGAAGAGTAAATAAAAAGCATCATTTACAAATTGATAACCAATCCGACTGGGTAATTGTCAACAATAACAATTTCTTTGAATCTGGGGAGGAACCTATCCTGGTTCAAAATTGTAAAGCTTTGAATGTTACCGGAAATAATTTTGCATGGTCTGGGCAAAAGGGGGTTTACAGCGTTGTTAAAGCTACCGGCACAATAACCGACTTTATCATTAATGTAAACGGCAATGCTATCGATAGCTTTTCGGGAAACGTAGTAGAGATAGATAGTACAACCTATGGCGCGGTAAACGTAGCCGGAAACAACATTAATTATGCAAATACATTCGCCAATTATTTTGGAACGCAAGACCTATCATTAATAAATCACTACATCATTAAAGCTGGCAATTCGTTAACCCGGCTTGCTGAAAAAAACCTTTTTAACAATATTATTAATTTGAAAAGTACCAACAAGGCAGCCATTGTAACAAAATATGATGTAATGGGGTCTTTTGGTGCTGAAAGTTATGTTACAAGATCGGTAGCATTTCCGGACACGAACAAAGTAAATGTAATAGGGCTTTACGATGCCGGATTAAGTTCCATTACCTATGGGGGTACTATAAATATTACAGTAAAAAATTCCAGTAGTTCCAACGCTAATACATCCAACTATTTCTTATTAGTAAATAAGGCCACATCAGGCTCGGCACAAGTGGCTGTTGTAATTTCAAGCCTTGGTCTTTTGAACGGGGCAAGCGCTAATCATCCATCATTTAAATTCACTATTGCGGGCAATAGACTATATGCTCAGCCTATAAATGCTACGCGTGGGACCTTTTACTTTTTTGCCAAGTCGGATGGAAACGTAATAGTCACTGAGTGA
- a CDS encoding SusC/RagA family TonB-linked outer membrane protein: MKVNLQNKDALKSSYRPGLVLLIFLLVFMAESHAATPTANPQKAWLIPRNLADIIVKGTVADSKGLGIPGATVKNKATGKSVATDANGDFSIAATSGNDVLVISFVGYKTQEITIGNRSSIKITLAEESTLLNEVVAVGFGAQRKRDLTGSVVSVKAADITARPGPNPIESLQGRVAGLDITRSSGQAGAGVNLQLRGTRSFTASGNPLFIINGLPGDYATLNANDIESIEVLKDASSTAVYGSAGANGVVIITTKSGKDGKMNIDLNSYYGYNGFSITPKIRTGEDYLQAKRDAYSYVYDAANSKWTTTGALWQSPADDATIFGAQRYALYQQGQFVDWAKEFLQKDAATQDYSLAVSGGNKNTKAYVSFNLQDEKGQYKGDDYKNYSTSIRIDHRAKDWISIGTNLQASYVIRNKAQDKLENALVTDPLVRPYNVDGTLNTDLGNNVYNLLLNYQPGVYANLDNNTKVFFNPYVELRPVKGLTVLSRAGVHMDYSNTYQFNGIGSVAYVYNNANIAKASIDQNRYIGLQWENVLTYNLKLAQKHELTFTGVTSYYYNQNTNTQMNQSNITSNNFEWYKFTGDQNSTAISSYTMSKTFGLVGRVNYSYLGKYLFQASIRRDGASVLYSTNRWDNFPALSAGWRISEEKFMAFSRPWLDNLKLRASWGIAGTAKIDPYSSVSNVESNNASLGGTTVPIYRSSPFLTNPDLHWEKSHNTNIGLDANLFNNRIDLAVDYYITNTDGVIYSVSEPSIYGTYKPGVQYQTYLNIAQTNNKGFEVALNTRNIVTKDFEWSSNLTYSINRESILKIVGGLSNNIANTNTPYTLSIGQPVNSFFNYKLDGVWQIGEEVDAAAFGKRPGDLKVNVPGMTHVAPGVYSKQAADGTTTYYYANLALAKPFNSALTAASAVYNYSSVDYQTVGHNSPNWSLGFQNQFKYKNFDLTVYAYMRWGQTISYNMMGWYQPNSFATNASPSRTFPVYFNYWTPTNPSNDFPVMNYLATSTTMVGFSGLNYVDGSFFKIKNITLGYTLPTNWAKKIFIQRLRIYSTVTNPLIIAKSHLLKQYDPEMNGSLAYPLTKQVVFGLNVTL, from the coding sequence ATGAAGGTAAATTTACAAAACAAGGATGCCCTAAAATCATCTTACAGGCCAGGGCTGGTTTTACTAATTTTTTTGTTGGTGTTTATGGCGGAAAGCCATGCAGCTACACCAACGGCTAATCCTCAAAAAGCCTGGCTCATCCCCCGCAATCTTGCTGACATCATTGTTAAAGGTACGGTTGCTGACAGTAAAGGCCTGGGGATTCCCGGGGCCACGGTTAAGAATAAAGCTACCGGCAAATCTGTGGCGACGGATGCTAATGGCGATTTCTCTATTGCGGCCACATCGGGTAACGATGTGCTGGTAATCAGCTTTGTCGGTTACAAAACGCAGGAGATAACTATCGGCAACCGTAGCAGCATTAAAATTACGTTAGCAGAGGAAAGCACTTTACTTAACGAGGTGGTGGCCGTTGGTTTCGGTGCTCAAAGAAAACGTGACCTTACGGGTTCGGTGGTTTCGGTTAAAGCTGCTGACATTACTGCCCGTCCGGGTCCGAACCCTATCGAGTCGTTACAAGGCAGGGTTGCGGGTTTAGATATCACGCGCAGTTCGGGACAAGCTGGTGCCGGCGTTAACCTGCAATTGCGTGGTACACGTTCATTTACCGCCAGCGGCAACCCGCTTTTTATCATTAATGGTTTACCCGGCGATTATGCAACCCTGAACGCTAATGATATAGAATCAATAGAGGTATTAAAAGATGCTTCATCTACCGCGGTTTATGGCTCGGCAGGTGCAAACGGTGTAGTTATTATTACCACAAAAAGCGGGAAAGATGGCAAAATGAATATCGACTTGAACAGCTATTACGGCTACAACGGTTTTTCCATCACACCAAAAATACGCACCGGCGAAGATTATCTACAAGCCAAGCGCGATGCCTACTCTTATGTGTACGATGCAGCTAATAGCAAATGGACAACCACTGGTGCGCTTTGGCAATCGCCGGCCGATGATGCGACCATTTTTGGTGCCCAAAGGTATGCGTTGTATCAACAAGGGCAGTTTGTTGACTGGGCAAAAGAATTTTTACAGAAAGATGCCGCCACACAAGATTATAGCCTGGCAGTCTCCGGTGGTAATAAGAACACAAAAGCCTATGTATCTTTCAACTTACAGGATGAAAAAGGTCAGTATAAAGGAGATGATTACAAAAACTATTCAACGAGTATCCGCATAGACCACAGGGCAAAAGACTGGATATCTATCGGTACGAACCTACAGGCTTCCTATGTGATCAGGAATAAAGCCCAGGATAAACTGGAAAACGCGCTGGTTACCGACCCGCTGGTAAGGCCATACAATGTGGATGGAACACTCAATACCGATTTGGGTAACAACGTTTATAACCTGCTGCTTAACTACCAACCGGGTGTATATGCTAATCTTGATAACAATACTAAGGTATTCTTTAATCCTTACGTGGAACTGCGCCCGGTAAAAGGTTTAACAGTCCTTTCGCGTGCAGGTGTACATATGGATTATTCGAACACATACCAGTTTAATGGTATAGGCTCTGTTGCTTATGTATACAATAATGCCAACATTGCTAAAGCCAGTATCGATCAAAACCGTTACATAGGCCTGCAATGGGAAAACGTTTTAACTTACAATTTAAAGCTGGCGCAAAAGCATGAACTGACGTTCACAGGTGTTACTTCATATTATTATAATCAAAATACCAACACCCAAATGAACCAAAGTAATATCACCTCAAATAATTTTGAATGGTACAAGTTTACGGGTGACCAAAACAGTACAGCCATTTCCTCTTATACTATGTCTAAAACATTTGGTTTGGTAGGGCGTGTTAACTACTCCTATTTAGGGAAATATCTCTTCCAGGCTTCAATTCGCCGCGATGGGGCTTCTGTTTTATATTCTACCAACCGTTGGGATAACTTCCCGGCCCTTTCTGCAGGTTGGAGAATTTCGGAAGAAAAATTCATGGCGTTCTCAAGGCCCTGGCTTGATAACTTGAAGCTTCGCGCAAGCTGGGGCATTGCCGGTACAGCTAAAATTGATCCGTATAGTTCGGTTTCAAATGTGGAAAGCAACAATGCATCATTAGGTGGCACTACAGTACCTATTTACCGCAGTTCACCATTCCTTACCAACCCCGACCTGCACTGGGAAAAATCGCACAATACCAATATAGGCTTAGATGCGAACCTATTTAATAACCGTATTGACCTGGCGGTAGATTATTACATCACAAATACCGATGGCGTAATTTACAGCGTATCCGAACCAAGCATTTATGGCACTTATAAACCCGGCGTGCAATATCAAACCTACCTTAATATTGCGCAAACCAATAATAAAGGTTTTGAAGTTGCCCTGAATACCCGCAACATCGTCACCAAAGATTTTGAATGGAGTTCCAACCTGACTTATTCAATAAACAGGGAGAGCATCCTTAAAATAGTTGGTGGGTTATCTAACAACATTGCTAATACCAACACGCCTTATACGCTTAGTATTGGCCAACCGGTAAATTCCTTCTTCAACTACAAACTGGATGGGGTTTGGCAAATAGGGGAAGAAGTTGATGCTGCAGCATTTGGCAAACGCCCCGGCGATTTGAAAGTAAATGTTCCCGGTATGACACACGTCGCCCCAGGCGTATATTCAAAACAAGCCGCCGATGGTACAACAACTTACTATTATGCTAACCTTGCATTGGCTAAACCATTTAATTCAGCTCTGACGGCTGCATCAGCAGTTTATAATTACAGTTCTGTTGATTACCAAACGGTGGGTCACAACAGCCCTAACTGGTCGCTTGGTTTTCAAAACCAGTTTAAGTATAAAAACTTTGACTTGACTGTATACGCTTATATGCGCTGGGGACAAACCATCAGTTACAACATGATGGGCTGGTATCAACCTAATAGCTTCGCAACCAATGCCAGTCCTTCGCGTACGTTCCCGGTTTATTTCAACTATTGGACACCGACTAATCCATCTAACGATTTCCCGGTAATGAATTACCTGGCGACCAGTACAACAATGGTAGGTTTTTCAGGCTTGAACTATGTAGATGGTTCATTCTTCAAGATCAAAAACATCACGCTTGGTTATACACTGCCTACAAACTGGGCAAAAAAGATCTTCATACAGCGGTTACGTATTTATAGCACTGTTACCAACCCATTAATTATTGCGAAAAGCCATTTGCTAAAACAATACGACCCGGAAATGAACGGCTCGCTGGCGTATCCATTAACCAAACAGGTTGTATTTGGCTTAAACGTGACACTTTAA
- a CDS encoding two-component regulator propeller domain-containing protein has product MRIILVLSALLILQNVQNIAAQPKLSVQHYGIEDGLPQKTVMDILQDQKGFMWFSTWDGISKFDGATFRSYILNKEDTRLMRGNRFDKLYLDKHGYIWTQTHDNDIYRFDPRLETFSNIRWFPQFKNNPFHVSKVIPTASGKVWLVSNNEGCICFKDTVFKPMLFNIGNDKHIDDQVREVFEDKEKRSWILTDNGLFQFSPDLKSQRSYFTNGVNFFSAVELGNEIWFGSRDGNIYIFNKGNNEFRLLTTGSHSIIGSLKKIDEQHLLICSAKSDFFSYDATTGNLKRYAISPSADNVNTVIKSCYIDTRKNAWIETGTGGVTCFNTKTGTVKYYPIKTAARNDNLVTLKFLIWEDINHHLWIHSSGGGFVLYDPLTDKLIPVADMRPADANLFSSMLYAGFSDKQGNLWLSTRSQGIEKLILNDPAFTLSVVNPKGNNNVRSMLEDSHHRVWIATKDGTITIYNSGWQKLGIITGDGVIGTGKPLGGMAYSMIEDAESNIWIGTKGEGVYKLVPDGWGKKFKVLHYVTNKADPYSLTDNRVYRVFVDSRNRVWIGTYAGGLNLADNHVDGRFYNFKNQFKNYPINAAYHIRSIAEDRAGKLYVGATLGLFVITPNTALNKLDEIRHYKRSPTNAGLGANDIYDICTTSNGDIYIATFGGGFDKVVNKDKKGFPTRFFNYSTKNGVVSDLIQQIKEDEQHRLWIVCEANLMRFDPVRNTFENHYDIARLIKGDNFSEGGNINTSTGNLILGTTGGFISINTAKLKADAFNPYMAITGFRIANHDVPIGNASPLASHIDDMRALILNSKQNFITLSFAALDMSYTRQMRYQYKLDGVDNDWIDTRERSVNYINLSPGNYVFHVRSTNSKGLWINNEHQLPITIVPAIWQTWWAIILYLLAGLSLVFFVSRWIITFYRLKDRLLLEKEQTEMKTNFFTDISHELRTPLTMIVSPVEQLLEEEGVNRSVKDRLQLVLKNSQRMLRLVNQILDFRKIQNQLLLVREIAIGEQIAAIAGDFTNTAGLHGITLKVNDESRGKSVWLDPDSLEKMMFNLLSNAVKYTPKGGVIEINIFQANDKVAVQVKDYGTGMNNEIIRELFSRFVSHNPDKTKPSTGIGLSIVKEIVDRHGAEIKVESQQNIGSTFTILFLTGAAHFARLENIVITDAVIKPDIIVKADKSPDQKTNPQIDTLLLIEDDDDLRQYLSGLLSADYKVLQANNGEAALAIVLKEVPDFIVSDIMMPKMDGFAFLKALRDHPLTSHIPLIFLTAKTDPDTEIAAYERGADAFMTKPFTAKLLRSRIKTMMEQRKRLYSTPDEKNTATVQAKVAGKSQLRIVDLNESFLIKIKQEIEKNISNPTFSVDDLISIMPMSRTVFVKKLKSLTGQSPVEYIRTVKINHAARLIETRQYSIKEISHMVGISDTKYFAHRFKEVMGMLPKEYKKQSE; this is encoded by the coding sequence ATGAGAATAATCCTGGTACTTAGCGCCCTGTTGATTCTACAGAATGTCCAAAACATTGCCGCTCAGCCTAAATTGAGCGTACAGCATTATGGTATTGAAGATGGCCTGCCGCAAAAAACGGTAATGGACATATTGCAGGACCAAAAGGGTTTTATGTGGTTCTCAACATGGGATGGTATCAGTAAGTTTGACGGGGCGACGTTTCGTTCCTATATCCTTAACAAAGAAGACACCCGCTTAATGCGAGGCAATAGGTTTGATAAATTATACCTTGATAAACACGGTTATATATGGACACAAACACATGATAATGATATATATCGTTTTGACCCACGGCTTGAAACTTTTTCAAATATCCGTTGGTTTCCGCAATTTAAAAACAATCCCTTTCACGTATCCAAGGTTATCCCCACTGCATCTGGTAAGGTATGGCTGGTAAGCAATAACGAGGGGTGCATTTGTTTTAAAGATACCGTCTTTAAACCCATGCTGTTCAACATCGGTAACGATAAGCACATAGATGACCAGGTACGTGAAGTATTCGAAGATAAGGAAAAACGATCATGGATACTGACCGATAATGGCCTCTTCCAGTTTTCGCCCGACCTGAAGTCGCAACGTTCCTATTTTACCAACGGGGTTAACTTTTTTAGCGCAGTAGAATTAGGTAATGAAATATGGTTTGGATCTCGTGACGGCAATATCTATATCTTTAATAAAGGGAATAATGAATTTCGCTTGCTTACCACTGGGTCACATTCTATTATCGGCTCCCTGAAAAAAATTGATGAGCAGCATTTACTCATTTGTTCTGCTAAAAGCGATTTTTTTAGCTATGATGCCACCACGGGAAATTTGAAAAGATATGCTATATCCCCCTCGGCTGATAATGTTAACACCGTTATCAAGTCCTGCTACATCGATACACGTAAAAATGCCTGGATTGAAACAGGCACAGGTGGCGTTACTTGTTTCAATACAAAAACCGGAACCGTTAAATACTACCCCATAAAAACAGCAGCCAGAAATGATAACCTGGTTACGCTTAAATTTTTAATATGGGAAGATATTAACCATCATCTTTGGATACACTCATCGGGCGGGGGATTTGTTTTATATGATCCGTTGACGGACAAACTTATCCCGGTAGCTGATATGCGCCCTGCCGATGCCAATTTGTTTTCATCGATGCTATACGCCGGCTTTTCTGACAAGCAGGGAAACCTGTGGCTCAGTACCCGGTCGCAGGGTATTGAAAAACTAATTTTGAATGACCCTGCGTTTACATTGTCGGTTGTAAATCCAAAAGGCAACAATAATGTTCGAAGTATGCTGGAAGATAGTCATCACCGGGTGTGGATAGCTACTAAAGACGGCACTATCACCATTTATAATTCCGGTTGGCAAAAGCTGGGCATAATTACCGGCGATGGTGTAATAGGCACAGGGAAACCACTGGGTGGAATGGCCTATTCTATGATAGAGGACGCCGAAAGCAATATATGGATAGGCACAAAAGGAGAAGGGGTTTATAAATTGGTGCCTGATGGTTGGGGGAAAAAATTTAAAGTATTGCACTATGTTACCAACAAAGCCGATCCATACAGCCTTACGGATAATCGGGTTTACCGTGTATTTGTGGATAGCCGGAACCGGGTATGGATAGGTACTTATGCAGGTGGGCTAAACCTGGCAGATAACCATGTTGATGGGCGTTTTTACAATTTTAAAAATCAGTTCAAAAACTACCCCATCAATGCAGCATATCATATCCGTAGCATTGCCGAAGACCGCGCGGGCAAATTGTATGTTGGGGCTACCCTGGGCTTGTTCGTGATTACACCCAATACTGCCCTGAACAAGTTGGATGAAATACGGCATTATAAACGAAGCCCCACAAACGCCGGGCTTGGCGCAAATGATATTTACGATATCTGCACAACAAGCAATGGCGATATCTATATTGCCACTTTTGGTGGTGGTTTTGATAAAGTGGTAAATAAAGACAAGAAAGGTTTCCCTACGCGTTTTTTTAATTACTCGACAAAAAATGGAGTAGTTTCTGACCTAATCCAGCAAATAAAGGAAGATGAGCAGCATAGGCTTTGGATAGTTTGTGAAGCTAACCTGATGCGCTTCGATCCGGTAAGAAATACATTCGAAAACCACTACGACATTGCCCGCTTGATAAAAGGCGATAACTTTTCAGAGGGTGGCAATATCAACACCAGCACGGGCAACCTTATACTGGGCACTACCGGCGGTTTTATTAGTATTAATACCGCAAAATTAAAAGCCGATGCTTTTAATCCTTATATGGCTATCACGGGCTTCCGTATCGCTAATCATGATGTGCCTATTGGCAATGCCTCGCCACTTGCAAGTCATATCGATGACATGAGGGCCTTGATACTGAATAGCAAACAAAATTTTATTACCCTATCTTTTGCCGCTTTGGACATGAGCTACACCCGGCAGATGAGATATCAATATAAGCTTGATGGTGTAGACAACGATTGGATAGACACCCGTGAACGGAGTGTTAATTATATTAATCTTTCGCCGGGCAATTATGTATTTCATGTCCGCTCAACCAACAGCAAAGGGCTTTGGATCAATAATGAACATCAGCTGCCTATAACCATTGTGCCGGCCATTTGGCAAACGTGGTGGGCCATTATTTTATACCTACTTGCGGGTTTATCCCTTGTGTTTTTCGTATCCAGATGGATCATTACTTTTTACAGGCTGAAAGACCGCTTGCTGCTTGAAAAGGAGCAAACCGAAATGAAGACCAATTTCTTTACCGATATTTCGCACGAGCTGCGTACCCCACTGACGATGATCGTTTCACCCGTTGAACAATTACTGGAAGAAGAAGGGGTAAACCGGTCGGTAAAAGACCGCTTGCAGTTGGTATTAAAGAACTCGCAACGGATGCTGCGGCTTGTTAACCAGATACTGGACTTCAGGAAAATACAAAATCAGCTTTTGTTAGTGCGTGAAATAGCCATTGGCGAACAGATTGCAGCAATAGCCGGAGATTTTACAAACACAGCGGGCCTGCACGGTATCACCCTAAAGGTTAATGATGAAAGTAGGGGGAAAAGTGTTTGGTTAGATCCTGATAGCCTGGAAAAAATGATGTTCAACCTGTTATCAAACGCAGTTAAGTACACGCCTAAAGGGGGAGTTATAGAGATAAATATATTCCAGGCGAATGATAAAGTTGCTGTACAGGTAAAAGATTATGGGACGGGGATGAACAATGAAATTATCAGGGAATTATTTAGCCGCTTTGTTTCGCATAACCCGGATAAAACAAAGCCAAGCACCGGCATAGGTTTATCAATTGTAAAAGAAATAGTAGACCGCCATGGGGCCGAGATAAAAGTGGAAAGCCAGCAAAATATAGGCAGTACCTTTACTATTTTGTTTTTGACCGGCGCAGCCCACTTTGCCCGGCTTGAAAATATTGTAATTACAGACGCAGTCATCAAACCGGATATTATTGTTAAAGCTGATAAATCACCCGACCAAAAAACAAACCCACAAATTGATACACTTTTATTAATTGAAGATGATGATGATTTGCGGCAATATCTATCGGGTTTGTTGAGCGCAGATTATAAAGTATTACAAGCCAATAATGGCGAAGCTGCGCTGGCAATTGTCCTGAAGGAGGTGCCCGACTTTATTGTGAGCGATATTATGATGCCTAAAATGGATGGTTTTGCCTTTCTGAAAGCATTACGTGATCATCCATTAACCAGCCATATCCCGCTGATATTCTTAACAGCTAAAACCGACCCCGATACTGAAATAGCTGCCTACGAACGTGGGGCTGACGCGTTTATGACCAAACCTTTCACGGCTAAATTGCTCCGCTCGCGCATTAAGACGATGATGGAACAGCGTAAACGACTATATAGTACCCCTGATGAAAAAAATACAGCGACCGTACAAGCCAAAGTAGCCGGCAAATCGCAATTGCGGATCGTTGACCTTAACGAAAGCTTTCTTATAAAAATAAAGCAGGAAATAGAAAAGAACATCAGTAACCCCACCTTTTCAGTTGATGACCTGATATCGATAATGCCCATGAGCCGCACTGTGTTTGTGAAGAAGTTGAAAAGCCTCACCGGCCAAAGCCCCGTGGAATATATCCGCACCGTGAAAATAAACCACGCCGCCAGGCTGATTGAAACACGGCAATATTCCATAAAAGAAATATCGCATATGGTAGGCATAAGTGATACTAAATATTTTGCACACCGTTTTAAGGAAGTAATGGGTATGCTACCAAAAGAATATAAGAAGCAAAGTGAGTAG